One genomic segment of Oncorhynchus mykiss isolate Arlee chromosome 10, USDA_OmykA_1.1, whole genome shotgun sequence includes these proteins:
- the LOC110534476 gene encoding zinc finger protein 418-like: MPQPRTRRSITEFSGTPNAVLKSETDKETLTVTKSLLHTGSDHRSDPERLGPLGCPPAPGSENLPVFHQSQRKDHSCGDGDRDTLDNGSDDPSCSYATEMDPDNMLLGLETQTDLSRGHWNQYSSSVYSEGGLDKKGEGLVVDELTVKVEGDVPPTWIGDGHLGDGHSQGRDFLDYRESLETNSLVATHSTLQAFRDRDLVSMSMGPSDSHSRVLFDQKLNLNDRARVQAQGEEATSENSKEKRFLCMFCNKGFSCLQKVEIHQRVHTGEKPFSCTQCHMRFAQTGDLKRHQRVHTGEKPFGCHLCRASFSHSSSLKRHQRVHTGEKPYSCPQCEKRFSHQHHLKMHLKVHTGERSFACTHCGKSFSERSYLRIHQQKKHSTL; the protein is encoded by the coding sequence ATGCCCCAGCCCAGGACCAGACGCAGCATCACGGAGTTCAGTGGAACGCCGAACGCCGtcctcaagtcagagacagacaaagagacttTAACTGTAACAAAAAGCCTTTTACACACAGGATCTGACCACAGGTCAGACCCAGAGAGGCTGGGGCCACTGGGCTGTCCTCCGGCTCCTGGCTCAGAGAACTTACCAGTATTTCATCAGAGCCAGAGGAAGGATCATTCGTGTGGAGATGGTGATCGTGACACGTTAGACAATGGCAGTGATGATCCGTCTTGTTCTTACGCTACAGAGATGGACCCTGACAACATGCTCTTGGGTTTAGAGACACAGACTGATTTGTCTAGAGGACACTGGAatcagtacagtagtagtgtatactctgaagggGGCCTAGATAAGAAAGGGGAGGGTCTGGTCGTAGATGAATTGACTGTGAAAGTGGAGGGCGACGTTCCTCCCACATGGATTGGAGATGGTCACCTTGGAGACGGACACTCACAGGGCAGAGATTTCTTAGATTACAGGGAAAGCTTGGAGACAAATTCACTTGTTGCGACCCACTCCACTTTACAAGCATTCAGGGATCGCGACCTAGTGTCCATGTCGATGGGGCCTTCCGATTCACACAGCCGTGTTCTTTTTGATCAGAAATTGAACTTAAACGACAGGGCTAGAGTCCAGGCTCAGGGAGAGGAAGCCACATCAGAAAATAGTAAAGAgaaacggttcctctgcatgttctgtaacaaaggcttcagctgcctccagaaggtggagatccaccagagggtccacacaggggaaaaacctttcagctgtacccagtgtcataTGCGCTTTGCCCAGACTGgtgacctgaagaggcaccagagggtccacacaggggagaaaccatttGGCTGCCACCTGTGCCGGGCTAGTTTCTCCCACTCCTCCAGCCTGAaaaggcaccagagggtccacacaggggagaaaccttacagctgcccccagtgtgagaaaaggttctcccaccagcaccatttgaagatgcacctgaaggtccacacgggAGAGAGGTCGTTTGCCTGTACGCACTGCGGGAAAAGTTTCTCCGAGAGGAGTTACCTCAgaatacaccagcagaaaaaacATTCCACTCTATAA